The Vagococcus penaei genome includes the window TTGCGTCAATTATTACTTTCGGATAAACCAAATCACACAATTCTCCTTAAAAATGAGTGGGTGTGCCAACGTGCTTATACTGAAGCTAAAATTTATCAAAAAAAGTCACAACTATTTATCAAATCTTCATCATTTAATGTTAAACTGAATAGTGGAAGACGATTAACTTCAAGTGAGTGGCTCGGTTTTTTTGCGGAGGATTCAGTCGTTATCCCAGCAGAGTATGCTAAATGGCAGAAATTAGAATTGACCATTCCTCAAGAAATAGCTGATGAAGTGATTGTTCGGAAACGACAAGCCGGTGATCGGCTGATTTTCAACGCGTTAGGCCAATCAAAAAAAGTTGCTCGTTATTTTATTGATGAAAAAATCCCTAGTGATTTACGGGAAAAAAGCTGGGTCATTACAACTTTATCCGGACGCCTAATTTGGCTTGTTCCGTTCAAGGAATCTTATTTGAGTATTCAGTCTGAAACTGCTAAAATACAATATAAGCTTGTCTACTGTTGTCAGTTAGATAAGTAAGTTTGGAAGGAGAACCTAATGTTAGAAAAAGACATAGAAAAAGTATTTTATTCAAAAGAACAACTAAATGAACGTGTTACTGCTCTTGGTGCTCAAATTAGTGCCGATTATGCTGGTAAAAACCCACTTGTTGTTGGTGTATTAAAAGGAGCTGTCCCTTTTTTAGCCGATTTAACACGTGCCATCAATATCCATCTTGAAATGGATTTTATGGATGTATCAAGTTATGGTAGTGCCACTGTGTCGTCAGGTGAGGTGCGTATTCTTAAAGATTTGGATACGAACGTTGAAGGACGTCATATCATTTTAGTGGAGGACATCATTGATAGTGGTCGTACATTAAAATATTTAGTTGATATGTTAAAACATCGTAAAGCAGCATCCGTTAAAATTGTGACAATGTTAGACAAACCAGAAGGTCGTGTGGTTGAAATGGAAGCTGATTATGTGGGCTTTGATGTACCAAATGAATTTGTGGTTGGCTATGGTCTAGACTATGCTGAAAGCTATCGTAATTTACCATATATTGGCGTCTTAAAACCTGAAATTTACGAGAATGCTTAATCCAATGAATCTGCTTATAAATTATGTATCTACTATAAAACAATAGACAAAGGAGGACATGTATGAATAAGAAGAATTCAGGCATGAAGAATTCCCTATATTATATCATCGTATTTTTATCAATGATTATGATTGTGTATTTCTTTTTTGGCCAAGGTGGCGATCAATCGCCTAACATTAATTATTCAACATTTTATCAACAGTTAAAAGACGATAAGGTCAAAGAGTTTTCTGTACAACCAGCAAATGGTGTTTATAAGATTACTGGTGAGTACTATGATGATCAAAAAGTCGCTGATTCAGGTGGCTTACCTGTATTTGGCAGCACTAAGGTGAAGTCAAAACGATTTACAACAATGGTCTTGCCAAACGATTCGACTATTGGCAATATTACAGAAACTGCTAAAGATGCTAACGCAAAATTTGTGGTGAAAGAACAATCGAATAGTGGTATGTGGATGTCATTACTCTTTAGCTTCTTACCAATGATTTTCCTAGTATTCCTCTTCTATATGATGATGGGTCAAGGCGGTCAAGGTGGTGGCAATGGGCGTGTTATGAACTTTGGTAAAACCAAAACAAAAGAAACTGACAAAAAAACCATTAAAGTTCGTTTTTCTGATGTCGCTGGTGCGGAAGAAGAGAAACAAGAATTGGTTGAAGTTGTTGAATTCTTGAAAGATCCACGTCGATTCGTCGCTTTAGGTGCAAGAATTCCAGCTGGAGTGTTACTAGAAGGCCCTCCAGGAACTGGTAAAACAT containing:
- the hpt gene encoding hypoxanthine phosphoribosyltransferase, with product MLEKDIEKVFYSKEQLNERVTALGAQISADYAGKNPLVVGVLKGAVPFLADLTRAINIHLEMDFMDVSSYGSATVSSGEVRILKDLDTNVEGRHIILVEDIIDSGRTLKYLVDMLKHRKAASVKIVTMLDKPEGRVVEMEADYVGFDVPNEFVVGYGLDYAESYRNLPYIGVLKPEIYENA